One Glycine max cultivar Williams 82 chromosome 3, Glycine_max_v4.0, whole genome shotgun sequence DNA window includes the following coding sequences:
- the LOC100818384 gene encoding trihelix transcription factor GT-3b, with amino-acid sequence MEGTHHLRHLHQQQQQKQRVLPQSMSSVNVDVTDRFPQWSIQETKEFLVIRAELDQTFMETKRNKQLWEVISNRMKEKGYHRSAEQCKCKWKNLVTRYKGFETMEQEATRQQFPFYNEFNAIFTARMQRMLWAEAGGGSKKNKAMTMQLSSDEEDGKEESTEAGSDRKKKKAKIVSGGGGSLNNLKEILEDFMRQQMQIEAQWMVAFEARENERRLKEMEWRQAMEVLENERIMMEERWREREEQRRIREEARAEKRDALITALLNKLERQGM; translated from the exons ATGGAGGGTACTCATCATCTTCGTCATctgcatcaacaacaacaacaaaaacaaagggTTCTTCCTCAGAGTATGAGTAGTGTCAACGTGGATGTGACTGATAGGTTTCCCCAATGGAGCATCCAAGAAACAAAAGAGTTTCTTGTGATCCGTGCAGAGCTGGATCAGACTTTCATGGAGACTAAGAGGAACAAACAGTTGTGGGAAGTGATATCCAACCGAATGAAGGAAAAGGGTTACCATAGAAGTGCAGAGCAGTGCAAGTGCAAGTGGAAAAACCTTGTTACTCGCTATAAG GGATTTGAAACAATGGAGCAAGAAGCGACGAGACAGCAATTCCCATTTTACAATGAATTCAATGCAATTTTCACGGCAAGGATGCAGAGAATGTTGTGGGCTGAAGCTGGGGGTGGATCGAAGAAGAACAAGGCGATGACGATGCAGCTCTCATCGGACGAAGAAGATGGCAAAGAAGAGAGTACTGAAGCCGGTAGCgacagaaagaagaaaaaggcaaAGATAGTTAGTGGGGGTGGTGGTAGTTTGAACAATTTGAAGGAGATTTTGGAGGATTTCATGAGGCAACAGATGCAAATAGAAGCACAATGGATGGTGGCGTTCGAGGCGAGGGAGAATGAGAGGAGGTTGAAGGAGATGGAGTGGAGGCAAGCCATGGAGGTGTTGGAGAATGAGAGGATAATGATGGAAGAAAGATGGAGAGAAAGGGAGGAACAAAGGAGGATTAGGGAAGAAGCTAGGGCTGAGAAGAGGGATGCACTAATCACAGCTTTGCTAAACAAGCTAGAGAGACAAGGAATGTAG